The Rosa rugosa chromosome 1, drRosRugo1.1, whole genome shotgun sequence genomic sequence ATAGTTGAAATTAGGATGAAGCAGGGTACATATATATCTTCTGGCATGGGTTGCATGCCTAGCTTTCATTAGTTTTTATACACAGAAATGAACAGAATGATCCAACTACCAGTATTGAATATATACACAAGTTTCCAAGCTTGAGTAAGAAGaagctttttgtttttttttttttgggtgtagGTAAAAAGAAATTAGGAACCCAATTCATTACTTTCGCTGGCTTTGGCACAGAGGGAAACATGTACAGAGTTAAAGCTGAAGTTAAATGAGGCTAGGGATGGAGGGATGGAGTGACAAGGTGAAGTCATTAAATGCATTGAAAACAACCAAAAACAAAGTTCAATTATTAAGGCCATAGCTATTGAGCCATTTGCAGTTGTGTTTGCCCACCCTTGTCAGTATCTTCTGAGGCATGCCTCATCAATGCCTTTAGTTGCACACCACCACCAGCTAATAAGTTCCAGCCACAAATCCTGGAGACCCTAGCATTCACGGATTCACCAAACTCACAAACCTTTATTGCATAAACTATTATATAATACATATTACACCAGGCGTATATTGTGTCACTTAAATATAATCATACATTCTAATAAAATATTTAATGTCAAAATTCATGTATAAAATGTGATAATATTTGAGTATAATGATATATCACACTAACTGTATTTACCAGCGAAATTAAACCTACATATGGTCTTGCGACATATTTAGTCTTTGGAAAGTTGGGTGGCCACATGCATGGATCTAGAGCTATTTTTTCATTGTCTAACAAAATAATGGTGTTGAGTCAATGTTGTTTGATTTAATCATTCATTTGTGGCATGTGATAACCTGTGACTAGGCCCTGGTTGCTCGTCGGTGGCATATGGTGCATCGGAAGAGATAGGTCCATTCAGAATAAACAAGACAGCTTCGGGTCTGTACTTGAACAAGTTCTCATGGAACACCGAGGCCAACCTCTTGTTCTTGGAAACTCCAGCCGGTGTTGGCTTCTCCTACTCCAATCGCTCCGCAGATGTCTTTGATACCGGGGATGGCCGCACGGGTATGTATACTTGATCGAAGATATATAATTTAGTTAATGATCGATGTCATCGATCGGTTCCTAATTAACCACCATGCACATCACGTATTTCAGGGTAACAGTGTGTGTTGTTAAGTATTTCACTATTTCTAAGCACGAGCGTTTATACATGATTATTAATCATCGGCCGTGGAGTAGGGCACTTGTGTGATTGTGTCCATCTCCATGGCCTAGCTGACTGTCTCATTGTTAAAAAAGATCTTATTAAGATCTATCCTAGCAACAAATATCATTGGTCACTTTCATGACCTTGATATATCATATATGGATTATGCATGTGCACGTTTTTCCAAGTGACTTATTGGTCCCAAGAAGATGATCCATTTAGTTTTTCTTGTTTCTACTTGTTTCCGTTGGGCCTACTTTTGTACTCTTGGGCTCCACTTTTGGTTTGTTTGTGCGTTGTCAACTAATTCTAGCTCACCGCAATTCAGtgttttgaattttttctttaaGCTAGTGAAAGTTTAGTCGGTTGAGGACTTTAGGGATTAAAGTTCAAATTACCACTATTGTTATATGTTCTAGCTAATTAATTAACTTGTTACTATGATGAATCAGCAAAGGACTCACTGAACTTCATAATCGGATGGTTGGATCGATTTCCCCGATACAAGAACCGAGAAGTATATCTCACTGGAGAGAGCTATGCTGGACATTACGTGCCTCAGCTTGCCAAAGCGATTATCATTTACAATGAAAACTCCAAGCACCCGATTAATCTCAAAGGAATAATGGTATGTTGCATATATATGTACGTACGTCAATAATTTTGTGTTTCTGAACTCAGGAAACGTTAATATTTCAATAATAATGAACTAAATAATCACAAATTGCATGCAGGTGGGTAATGCCGTGACAGACAACTACTATGATAACCTGGGGACAGTAACATACTGGTGGAGTCACGCCATGATCTCCGATAAGACCTACAAGCAGCTCATCCACACTTGTGATTTTCGAAATCAGAAGAACTCAGACGAATGCGAATCACTGTATAGCTACGCGATGGATAAAGAATTTGGGAACATAGACCAGTACAACATTTATGCACCACCCTGCAACAACTCTGATGGTAGCACTACCTCAATGTCTACGAGACAGACTATGCGTTTGCCTCATCGACCGGTATGCAATTGGTATTCCGTCATCTACATCTACAATACTTAAAAATACAATGTCATCATTTATGTATAATCAATCTATCTCATAATTATACTTGTATATATCTCGATCTCAGATGTTTCGACAAATATCTGGGTATGATCCTTGTACGGAAAAATATGCTGAGCTCTATTACAATAGACCAGAAGTACAGAAAGCATTCCATGCCAACATTACTAAAATTCCTTATAAGTGGACTGCTTGCAGGTGAGTCCATGCATACTCAACATCCTCTTTATACTATTAAAACCTTGATTAACTAACTGCTGACTAATTTGTGTTATTTTGAGATGATACTTGCAGTGAGGTTCTAAATCGAAATTGGAACGATACAGATGTATCTGTTCTTCCTATTTACAAGGACATGATTGCTGCTGGTTTGAGAATTTGGGTTTTCAGGTAATTAATTGGCCTTTTCTTTCCCTTTATTGTTGTATATATGATCATAGAACCCTTCTGAAGTAGACAGCTTCATCACTTCCTCCACTTTGCAATGTAGCTTAAAGATCACAACCGTACAAAAATGGCAAAACTCACTCTAATCACACAAATCGGCTGCCGTTTGGTCATTTATATGTCACATAAATACACTTTGTCGTATCATGTATTAATTGCTCAACAATTTTCAAGTTGGCTAAGTTTGAATGACGACCTAAAATCTATACTAGTTTGAATATTAGATTGTATATTGTATATAAAGGCGCAGAGGTCCTCATTTTCTTAGAAAGACCATGTCCTCCATACAAGGGCTCCCCTTGCTAACATTAGCCTTTATTGTTTCTTCTTTCATTGTGTATTAATCCTGTGACTGCTTTCTTGCAAATTGTAGTGGAGACGTTGACTCAGTGGTGCCGGTCACAGCGACCAGGTATTCCCTTGCACAACTCAAATTGGCAACCAAAATTCCATGGTATCCCTGGTACACAAAGAAACAGGTGAGCAAATTAATCAATGTTCCTCTATCCCTAAAGTTAATTAGGATCAAATCAAAGATTTTCATTAATCCTTGTTATTAAGTTTTCTTAATGAATTTGGCAATGTGATTAAAAATGTGAGTGACTGATCGATGCTGGATACGATTTAGAAAAAATGTTCGTGTGATGTGATAGGTGGGAGGGTGGACAGAGGTTTACGAAGGGTTGACATTTGCAACAGTGAGAGGAGCAGGTCATGAAGTCCCGCTATTCAAGCCAAGAGCAGCTCTTCAGCTTTTCAAATCCTTTATTAAGGGGAAGCCCCTTCCAAAGTCGTCATGAAAATTCAACTAAAATGAGATAACAAGATAGTTAAAGACAAaatgagaaaggaaaaaaaatgtttcCTTCCCATTTTAATACCAGTGTGATTGATCTTCTGAATTGTTATGATTCTTGCGAGACAAGGAATTGATATGTCACTATTAAGAAACAAGTAGAGAGAAATAGGGATGGttatttgatttgattatgctttAGGAGAGGCAAATGGCCTTCGAAACGAAGAAGGTTTAGTTTGTATTTTCAGTTTGTTAACTCTCTTAGACCAAGGATATATGTGGAAGTGATCGATGGTTGAAGTGTTTGTTTCATCACCCAACTCTTTcattttagtttctttttcatttattaAAGGAGACTGAGAGAAGACGAGGTTTACTTATTTAACATCTAATGGCATGAACCGAGATTACAAATAGAGTATGATAATCTTGGATGATgatttgatccaaaaaaaaaaaaatagagtatGATAATCAAATTGCCATACTAAAAACAAgcaacaaaaacaatatatacAGGGCTTCTCAGGTGTACGGATATTTTTGCTTAGGTATGGATTTCCGGTTTTTACTCACTTTTTTATCAcacatttacatcttaaccgttaagtttttaggtcctaatgtatagatcatctctggaaaatttcagccaatttgatgatcgttaaggcattcaaaactgcaatttacaacaatgaacacgaatggttccggttcgacagattcggttcgttcgtgtaaattacagtttgggatgccttaacgataatcaatttggctgaaaatttgtagagatgatctatacattaggacctaaaaactgaacggttaagatgtaaatgtgTGATAAAAAACTGggtaaaaactgaaaatccgtacattttgcttaggtacggatatccgcacctgagcaagattatatatatatatatatatatatatatatatccaaaataCAAAGACCAAATACACAACTAACCCTAATCAGTTTGTCCATACTGGTCAAGCCGTTTTGCAACGAGATTAATCAACTTGTTCCTTAAAGAATTAGTATTTGTTTGGCAGCTCCATCATTTATATTGTTAAAATGTGTCATAGATGATGATTCAAGAGGTTGTAGGTTGACTcggacttctttttttttgatgcAGAAAGTTGACTCGGACTTTAGCAAAACCCTTTTGTTATATAAGTTCGTTATCGAGGAAAACACATGTTT encodes the following:
- the LOC133726290 gene encoding serine carboxypeptidase-like 25; this encodes MVTVMVKTPSTLLLISMVSVLLLGLFISASHGSVNEDEEADRIVSLPGQPKVSFQQFSGYVTVNHKVGRALFYWLTEAAVKDPLSKPLVIWLNGGPGCSSVAYGASEEIGPFRINKTASGLYLNKFSWNTEANLLFLETPAGVGFSYSNRSADVFDTGDGRTAKDSLNFIIGWLDRFPRYKNREVYLTGESYAGHYVPQLAKAIIIYNENSKHPINLKGIMVGNAVTDNYYDNLGTVTYWWSHAMISDKTYKQLIHTCDFRNQKNSDECESLYSYAMDKEFGNIDQYNIYAPPCNNSDGSTTSMSTRQTMRLPHRPMFRQISGYDPCTEKYAELYYNRPEVQKAFHANITKIPYKWTACSEVLNRNWNDTDVSVLPIYKDMIAAGLRIWVFSGDVDSVVPVTATRYSLAQLKLATKIPWYPWYTKKQVGGWTEVYEGLTFATVRGAGHEVPLFKPRAALQLFKSFIKGKPLPKSS